The Coregonus clupeaformis isolate EN_2021a chromosome 20, ASM2061545v1, whole genome shotgun sequence genome contains a region encoding:
- the socs7 gene encoding LOW QUALITY PROTEIN: suppressor of cytokine signaling 7 (The sequence of the model RefSeq protein was modified relative to this genomic sequence to represent the inferred CDS: deleted 1 base in 1 codon), whose protein sequence is MNNAQDMSPDFVLMRLVSAAEDDRLDEENGNLSSGGVVAGLGKEVLAHSNMKGGLEFARDPTTGLAHSGHLSSLNNAQQSGGTAAPDTGVMATRPSVSIPPPPHSAMEAKGFEFAHRGGLRPQLLVFPNILRDGEVILDRESDHRNQSREHIGLDKTSGSGSDLSGGINNNTLSAGDAQQQNHLSQSWGLHPRAALSTVAADIEGGELCHRHRLITNPSDWPPLSDKSNPLTIIESKWGCTPGELPDGPVFDLARRFGELGLGAVPKILFKDGEMPQCSCQGAHGPAPAGMGHGDDPTETSDALLVLEGLGTGDVASLGITGCPEDDSDESRARRVQKMSGAFSLSSFQAELTRQMEGAAGEPCPSAHGDAQGCSLHGNVPNPTQPSPGDTEQNPEVSTLPGASATTPRSDRLVSPNPSQASTPRKRADKCVSAPRTPTGRGSAGEKTLKVPGKSRKGSLKIRLSKLFRTKSCSGSNSLLDKRPSVAYSISSAGSLIDMASASGGEHDVDSQPRMTRAQSAFSSASFVPFTGETVSLVDVDISRRGANTPHPPTPPPPPRRSLSLLDDIGGPQPGPFLVSVMGASLQSLPLPLPPPHPSHATIQHSISLNDAFLRALPHSTSSQLLSAPPPSRLAPPPRLCPLRRPEASNFTASLRELEKCGWYWGPMNWEDAEMKLKGKPDGAFLVRDSSDPRYILSLSFRSQGVTHHTRMEHYRGTFSLWCHPKFEDRCHSVVEFIERAIMHSKNGKFLYFLRSRVPGLPPTPVQLLYPVSRFSNVKSLQHLCRFCIRQMVRIDHIQELPLPKPLIMYLRKFYYYDAEEEMYLSIKSIRPGAGVEQEAESQT, encoded by the exons ATGAACAACGCGCAAGATATGTCTCCCGATTTTGTCTTGATGCGCCTGGTTTCCGCGGCCGAAGATGACCGCTTGGACGAGGAGAATGGGAATCTGTCCTCGGGTGGAGTGGTGGCAGGACTCGGTAAAGAGGTCTTGGCTCATAGCAACATGAAAGGGGGCTTGGAATTCGCCCGAGATCCTACGACAGGCCTCGCGCATTCCGGCCATCTCTCTTCGCTGAACAATGCACAGCAGAGCGGCGGAACGGCGGCACCTGACACGGGAGTGATGGCGACTAGACCGTCGGtgtctattcctcctcctccacatagCGCCATGGAGGCCAAGGGCTTTGAGTTCGCCCACAGAGGCGGCTTACGGCCTCAACTCCTGGTGTTTCCTAACATATTGAGGGATGGTGAGGTGATTTTAGACCGTGAATCCGACCATCGGAATCAGTCGAGGGAACATATTGGTTTGGACAAGACCTCCGGCTCTGGCTCCGACCTAAGCGGAGGCATCAATAACAATACGCTCAGCGCCGGCGACGCGCAACAGCAGAACCATCTGTCCCAGAGCTGGGGTCTGCATCCCCGGGCGGCATTATCCACGGTTGCTGCCGATATCGAGGGAGGTGAGCTATGCCACCGGCACCGTTTGATCACCAACCCATCAGACTGGCCTCCATTATCGGATAAATCCAATCCTCTCACCATAATAGAATCGAAATGGGGGTGCACACCCGGGGAG CTCCCCGACGGCCCGGTGTTCGACCTGGCCAGAAGGTTCGGGGAGCTGGGGCTCGGCGCGGTACCCAAGATATTATTCAAGGACGGGGAGATGCCCCAGTGCTCTTGTCAGGGCGCACATGGGCCGGCACCGGCGGGGATGGGGCATGGGGATGACCCGACTGAGACTAGCGATGCTTTGTTAGTGCTGGAGGGCCTGGGGACTGGGGACGTGGCCAGCCTGGGTATCACAGGCTGCCCCGAGGACGATTCAGATGAAAGTCGAGCACGTCGAGTTCAGAAGATGTCCGGTGCATTTTCTCTCAGTAGCTTTCAAGCAGAGTTGACAAGACAGATGGAAGGGGCGGCTGGAGAGCCTTGTCCGTCGGCGCACGGTGATGCACAAGGATGTAGCCTGCATGGAAACGtacccaacccaactcaaccgaGCCCTGGAGATACAGAACAGAATCCGGAGGTGTCGACATTACCTGGGGCCTCTGCGACTACACCGAGGTCGGACCGACTTGTCAGTCCAAACCCTAGCCAGGCATCGACACCCCGGAAGCGGGCGGACAAGTGCGTCAGTGCGCCCCGGACTCCAACCGGTCGGGGAAGCGCTGGAGAGAAAACACTAAAAGTTCCAGGGAAGTCCAGAAAGGGCTCACTTAAAATACGCCTGAGTAAACTTTTCAGAACTAAAAGCTGTAGTGGTTCCAATAGCCTTCTGGATAAGAGGCCATCAGTGGCCTATTCAATCTCCTCTGCTGGAAGTCTGATAGATATGGCCAGTGCAAGTGGTGGGGAGCATGACGTGGACAG CCAACCCCGAATGACCAGGGCCCAAAGTGCCTTCTCTTCTGCTTCATTTGTTCCTTTCACTG GTGAGACTGTTTCATTGGTGGATGTGGATATTTCGAGGAGAGGGGCGAACACTCCGCACCCTCCCACGCCTCCACCTCCGCCACGCAGAAGTCTCAGTCTATTAG ATGACATAGGTGGGCCGCAGCCTGGTCCTTTCCTAGTGAGTGTTATGGGGGCCTCCCTACAGTCCCTCCCcctgcctcttcctcctcctcatccctcccatGCCACCATCCAGCATAGTATCAGCCTCAATG ATGCATTCCTCCGGGCCCTGCCTCACTCCACCTCTTCACAGCTCCTCTCAGCCCCTCCCCCTTCCAGGTTGGCCCCACCCCCAAGGCTCTGTCCTCTGAGGAGGCCTGAGGCCAGCAACTTCACCGCTAGTCTGAGAGAGCTGGAAAAG TGTGGCTGGTACTGGGGTCCTATGAACTGGGAGGATGCAGAGATGAAGTTGAAGGGGAAGCCTGACGGGGCGTTCCTGGTGAGGGACAGCTCTGACCCCCGCTACATCCTCAGCCTCAGCTTCCGCTCCCAGGGAGTCACACACCACACGCGCATGGAGCACTACAGAG GGACATTCAGCTTGTGGTGTCACCCCAAGTTTGAGGACCGATGTCATTCTGTGGTGGAGTTTATCGAGCGAGCCATCATGCACTCCAAGAACGGAAAATTCCTCTACTTCCTGCGATCACGTGTGCCGG ggctCCCCCCTACCCCGGTGCAGCTGCTCTACCCAGTGTCCCGGTTCAGCAACGTCAAGTCCCTGCAGCACCTCTGTCGCTTCTGCATCCGACAGATGGTCCGCATCGACCACATCCAGGAGCTGCCGCTGCCCAA ACCGCTGATCATGTACCTGAGGAAGTTCTACTACTATGATGCAGAGGAAGAGATGTACCTGTCAATCAAGAGCATTCGACCAGGGGCTGGAGTAGAGCAAGAGGCGGAGTCTCAGACGTAA
- the gpr179 gene encoding LOW QUALITY PROTEIN: probable G-protein coupled receptor 158 (The sequence of the model RefSeq protein was modified relative to this genomic sequence to represent the inferred CDS: deleted 1 base in 1 codon) translates to MGPVWLLLLLLTPLLSAQVSIVSELGTTAESEDPTASVVSATGALDTPSSPDPSGSVTNPSEAPEEDWTPAEVFLYSGNYSVLEIVECDRAYSLTGQNGPLPRGFYGPLRPSMDALANMANFLNMIFQASDLRESSVREDMEWYHAMVRALLEADPLIRQALLTFDADPAATAPQLVLRASRNPAPPRYQNILLQDLSSQWESLHLPAPAPDDTWFSSFKFPASSNKPTSALSKRVLLNDLSTLDTPKWGRGDSYVTNRSGVRWANGPFLECEDGRFLPGWLLTLSTSFYGLKPDLSPEFRGVIRVDVNVQGFDVNQCATGDAWFANTHQCNRTTMECEPITGQGFRLGQYCCRCKEGYYSPPMDEGGALNGSGGEGGDVCYPALPICLPCWPGCRRCEDGAPCWVEKDWFLRAGVLAVQGFFMLLVFIIMLVAYQFRRSRRIRASGLLLLETILFGSLLLYFPVFIMYFKPSTFRCILLRWVRLLGFVIVYGTVTLKIYRVLKVFLSRTAQRVPYMSSIHLLRMLGVMVVTVSWFLCAWTAGVLQNRDRNVPLMIISTTSDGQGFSLCDLDRWDYMMAVAELLFLCWGSFLCSAVKPVPSAFHEPRYIGIAIHNELLLSSMFHLLRFVMPSLHPDWMLLLFFTHTHVTITVTLALLFIPKFLHVSRAGREEIAKEVYEDEVDLRRSGSYLNSSFTSAVWSDHSLDPDDIREELKKLYGQLEVHKTKKMTANNPHLQKKRSSRRGLGRSFIKRITEIPESMSRQCSREGKEVNLGSRDVTHSESCKRAPDTFNVNYKDEPVKQPSPVLRKSQSDYDYVTDKDPSLHDSMLRANLAKRCSQRSETDSLYIAPLVCKSASAQNLTVNNNLLLPGPTKLHKSLSLASSKAHSLEDTSRVGRDTPGEQGQSQQDVAIKDQTSSALVQSQSYDKAEVCPWELEEERPANKNQPHVTFAPSEEEPQSPESLLSPILKHICPWDHIPVPTPAESPAGRFTRGRGRMRVPETPGSHLR, encoded by the exons ATGGGCCCTGTTTGGCTCCTCCTGTTGCTGCTCACGCCCCTCCTTTCAGCACAGGTTAGCATCGTTTCTGAATTGGGGACTACAGCCGAGTCAGAGGACCCCACGGCGTCCGTTGTGAGTGCTACAGGTGCGTTGGACACCCCCTCCAGCCCCGATCCCTCGGGGTCGGTCACAAACCCCTCGGAAGCCCCAGAGGAGGACTGGACGCCGGCAGAGGTCTTTCTCTACAGCGGGAACTACTCTGTCTTGGAGATAGTGGAGTGCGACCGGGCGTACAGTCTCACGGGTCAGAATGGCCCCCTGCCGCGAGGGTTCTATGGCCCCCTCCGGCCGTCCATGGACGCACTGGCCAACATGGCCAACTTCCTCAACATGATCTTCCAGGCTAGCGACCTGCGGGAGAGCAGTGTGCGAGAGGACATGGAGTGGTACCACGCCATGGTGCGCGCCCTTCTGGAGGCCGACCCCCTCATCCGACAGGCCCTCCTCACCTTTGATGCCGACCCAGCCGCCACCGCCCCCCAACTCGTGCTCCGCGCCTCCCGGAACCCCGCCCCTCCCAGGTACCAGAACATCCTCCTCCAGGACCTCTCTAGCCAATGGGAGAGTCTGCACCTCCCAGCCCCCGCACCCGACgacacctggttcagcagtttcAAGTTTCCCGCCTCCTCGAACAAGCCCACCTCGGCCCTATCTAAAAGAGTCCTCCTCAATGACCTCAGCACCCTGGACACGCCCAAATGGGGGCGGGGTGATAGCTACGTGACCAATCGCAGCGGGGTGCGCTGGGCCAATGGGCCATTCCTAGAGTGTGAGGACGGCCGCTTCCTGCCGGGCTGGCTGCTCACCCTATCCACTTCCTTCTACGGCCTGAAGCCTGACCTCAGCCCTGAGTTCAG GGGTGTAATCCGTGTGGATGTAAACGTACAGGGCTTTGATGTGAACCAGTGTGCCACGGGGGACGCTTGGTTTGCCAACACACACCAGTGCAACCGCACCACCATGGAG TGTGAGCCAATCACAGGCCAGGGATTCAGATTGGGCCAGTACTGCTGTCGCTGCAAAGAGGGATACTACAGCCCCCCAATGGACG AAGGTGGTGCTCTGAACGGCAGCGGTGGCGAGGGGGGTGACGTGTGTTACCCGGCCCTGCCTATCTGTCTCCCCTGTTGGCCGGGCTGCAGGCGCTGCGAGGACGGTGCCCCCTGTTGGGTAGAGAAGGACTGGTTCCTCAGAGCCGGGGTGCTGGCCGTCCAGGGCTTCTTCATGCTGCTGGTGTTCATCATAATGCTGGTAGCCTACCAGTTCAGACGCAGCAGG AGGATCCGGGCATCGGGTCTCCTGCTGTTGGAGACCATCCTGTTTGGCTCTCTGCTCCTGTACTTCCCG GTTTTCATCATGTACTTCAAGCCCAGCACCTTCCGGTGCATCCTGCTTCGCTGGGTGCGACTTCTGGGCTTTGTCATCGTCTATGGAACGGTAACACTGAAGATATATAG GGTTCTCAAGGTGTTCCTGTCACGCACAGCCCAGAGAGTGCCCTACATGTCCAGCATACACCTGCTGAGGATGCTGGGAGTCATGGTTGTGACCGTCAGCTGGTTCCTGTGTGCGTGGACCGCGGGCGTTCTACAGAACCGTGACCGGAACGTTCCGTTAATGATCATATCGACCACATCGGATGGTCAGGGCTTCAGCCTCTGTGACCTGGACCGCTGGGACTACATGATGGCCGTGG CCGAGCTGCTGTTTCTGTGCTGGGGCAGTTTCCTGTGCAGTGCTGTGAAGCCAGTGCCCTCAGCCTTCCACGAGCCTCGCTACATAGGTATCGCCATACACAACGAGCTGCTGCTCTCCTCCATGTTCCACCTGCTACG GTTTGTCATGCCCTCTCTGCATCCTGATTGGATGCTGTTGCTGTTCTTCACCCACACGCATGTCACTATCACTGTGACACTTGCCCTGCTCTTCATACCCAAG ttCCTCCATGTGtcgagagcagggagagaggagattgCAAAAGAGGTGTATGAGGATGAGGTGGACTTGCGGCGATCCGGCTCGTACCTCAACAGCAGTTTTACCTCAGCAGTTTGGAGTGACCACAGCTTGGACCCCGATGACATTCGG GAAGAGCTGAAGAAATTGTATGGTCAATTGGAGGTCCACAAGACCAAGAAGATGACAGCAAACAACCCCCACCTGCAGAAGAAGCGCAGCTCTCGGCGCGGGCTGGGCCGGTCCTTCATAAAGCGTATCACTGAGATCCCAGAGTCCATGAGCCGACAGTGCAGCCGTGAGGGCAAAGAGGTCAACCTGGGCAGCAGGGATGTTACGCACTCTGAGTCCTGTAAGAGAGCGCCAGATACTTTTAACGTAAATTACAAAGATGAACCAGTAAAGCAGCCTTCACCAGTGCTGCGTAAATCTCAAAGTGACTATGACTATGTAACAGATAAGGAC CCCTCCTTGCACGACTCCATGTTAAGGGCGAATCTAGCTAAGAGGTGCTCACAGCGCTCTGAGACAGACTCGCTGTATATCGCACCATTGGTCTGTAAGTCGGCCAGTGCCCAAAACCTTACAGTCAATAACAATCTCCTGCTTCCTGGACCTACCAAGCTACACAAGTCACTGAGTTTAGCGTCCAGTAAAGCCCACAGTCTGGAAGACACCTCCCGGGTAGGCAGAGATACCCCAGGCGAGCAAGGGCAGTCCCAACAGGATGTCGCTATCAAAGACCAGACCTCAAGTGCCCTTGTGCAATCCCAGTCCTATGACAAGGCCGAAGTGTGTCcctgggagctggaggaggaacGCCCTGCCAACAAGAACCAGCCACACGTTACCTTTGCTCCCTCTGAGGAAGAACCACAGAGTCCAGAGAGTTTATTATCACCAATACTGAAACATATTTGCCCCTGGGACCATATACCAGTTCCTACCCCAGCAGAAAGTCCTGCTGGGAGATTCACAAGGGGGAGAGGCAGAATGCGAGTCCCTGAGACCCCAGGCTCCCATCTCCGCTAG
- the mrpl45 gene encoding 39S ribosomal protein L45, mitochondrial isoform X2, translating to MQNAEASLEVRYPLPFVVPVRTKKRYFIPPAVGLKGKAAASADQEAKARAAGVVLRQEYMERAINIACTAGVFDPYIPPEGDARLSSLSKEGLKQRTEQIKQGAASQLAIRKIKDHDAEFTTKAFPVKAQEIFIEAHNALTQFNKEKLHSLVTERCYPEMVRGNRYKTLRWHFVESLEPPKVVHARCPDMVSKGNMYGQVTVRMHSRQTLAVYDRFGRLMMGSEEEPRDVLEYLVLERHLINPYGMWRLHGKIVPAWAPVKEPVVKTVMIPGPDLKPGEEFEELNYEVPKPKAVQWHK from the exons ATGCAGAATGCAGAGGCTTCACTGGAGGTACGGTATCCCCTGCCCTTTGTTGTCCCGGTAAGGACCAAGAAGCGCTACTTCATTCCCCCTGCAGTGGGGTTAAAAGGGAAGGCAGCAGCGTCGGCAGACCAGGAGGCCAAAGCCAGAGCGGCAGGTGTTGTCCTGAGGCAGGAGTACATGGAGAGAGCCATCAACATCGCCTGCACTG CGGGAGTTTTTGACCCCTATATCCCCCCAGAAGGTGATGCTcgtctctccagtctgtccaaaGAGGGTCTGAAACAGCGCACAGAGCAGATCAAACAGGGTGCTGCCTCCCAGCTAGC GATACGCAAGATCAAAGACCATGACGCTGAGTTCACCACAAAGGCGTTCCCAGTGAAGGCTCAGGAGATCTTCATTGAAGCTCACAATGCTCTCACACA gtttaaCAAGGAGAAACTTCACTCCCTTGTGACAGAAAGATGTTACCCT GAGATGGTTAGGGGGAACCGCTACAAGACACTGCGGTGGCATTTCGTGGAGTCCCTGGAGCCGCCCAAGGTGGTGCATGCCCGCTGCCCAGACATGGTCAGCAAAGGCAACATGTATGGGCAGGTTACGGTGCGCATGCACTCCAGACAG ACCCTGGCTGTCTACGACCGCTTCGGCAGACTGATGATGGGGAGTGAAGAGGAGCCCAGGGATGTGCTGGAGTACCTGGTTCTGGAGAGGCACCTCATCAACCCATACGGCATGTGGAGGTTACATGGCAAGATAGTACCAGCCTGGGCCCCAGTCAAGGAACCCGTCGTCAAG ACCGTTATGATCCCTGGCCCGGACCTCAAGCCAGGCGAGGAATTTGAGGAGCTCAACTATGAAGTGCCCAAGCCTAAGGCTGTGCAGTGGCACAAATAG
- the mrpl45 gene encoding 39S ribosomal protein L45, mitochondrial isoform X1: MAMSMRRALLPLHRMRCSNLKNAEASLEVRYPLPFVVPVRTKKRYFIPPAVGLKGKAAASADQEAKARAAGVVLRQEYMERAINIACTAGVFDPYIPPEGDARLSSLSKEGLKQRTEQIKQGAASQLAIRKIKDHDAEFTTKAFPVKAQEIFIEAHNALTQFNKEKLHSLVTERCYPEMVRGNRYKTLRWHFVESLEPPKVVHARCPDMVSKGNMYGQVTVRMHSRQTLAVYDRFGRLMMGSEEEPRDVLEYLVLERHLINPYGMWRLHGKIVPAWAPVKEPVVKTVMIPGPDLKPGEEFEELNYEVPKPKAVQWHK, encoded by the exons ATGGCGATGTCCATGAGGAGGGCATTACTGCCTCTGCATCGGATGAGATGCAGCAATTTGAAG AATGCAGAGGCTTCACTGGAGGTACGGTATCCCCTGCCCTTTGTTGTCCCGGTAAGGACCAAGAAGCGCTACTTCATTCCCCCTGCAGTGGGGTTAAAAGGGAAGGCAGCAGCGTCGGCAGACCAGGAGGCCAAAGCCAGAGCGGCAGGTGTTGTCCTGAGGCAGGAGTACATGGAGAGAGCCATCAACATCGCCTGCACTG CGGGAGTTTTTGACCCCTATATCCCCCCAGAAGGTGATGCTcgtctctccagtctgtccaaaGAGGGTCTGAAACAGCGCACAGAGCAGATCAAACAGGGTGCTGCCTCCCAGCTAGC GATACGCAAGATCAAAGACCATGACGCTGAGTTCACCACAAAGGCGTTCCCAGTGAAGGCTCAGGAGATCTTCATTGAAGCTCACAATGCTCTCACACA gtttaaCAAGGAGAAACTTCACTCCCTTGTGACAGAAAGATGTTACCCT GAGATGGTTAGGGGGAACCGCTACAAGACACTGCGGTGGCATTTCGTGGAGTCCCTGGAGCCGCCCAAGGTGGTGCATGCCCGCTGCCCAGACATGGTCAGCAAAGGCAACATGTATGGGCAGGTTACGGTGCGCATGCACTCCAGACAG ACCCTGGCTGTCTACGACCGCTTCGGCAGACTGATGATGGGGAGTGAAGAGGAGCCCAGGGATGTGCTGGAGTACCTGGTTCTGGAGAGGCACCTCATCAACCCATACGGCATGTGGAGGTTACATGGCAAGATAGTACCAGCCTGGGCCCCAGTCAAGGAACCCGTCGTCAAG ACCGTTATGATCCCTGGCCCGGACCTCAAGCCAGGCGAGGAATTTGAGGAGCTCAACTATGAAGTGCCCAAGCCTAAGGCTGTGCAGTGGCACAAATAG